The genome window tattattttttaagtgattaaagTAATGAcatgaattttataaattcaaattaatttatacatataaatgaaaatgaaaaataatttcaaaatgtaagttatttattaaaaaaaatacgcgACCCATGAAAATCTGATCTCTCTTTTAAGATCATGAAGTATTTCAGCATTTTCAAAAGTATCACTTGGCTCTTATAGCATGATCATTGATAACCTTAGTGGGACAACTTCTAACAGGACTGTTAGCATTTCTCTAACCTTTACTTTTAGATTCTTAATATCTATTTGTTCCCACTTTTatgttaaactatttttatttttattcggGTTAACGTATTCACCCCACCATGAAAGAGCAAAACATAGCCCTATTATTACGAAACTTGGAGGTTATCTGAGTTTTTATTTAAGAAAGTAAAACACTGAAAAATTGAGTAAAACTACTATTTTAAGATCACATCACAGATTCATAGTGATCTCATTCTCAAGTGTATTGAATTTTGCGATAGTCAATCATCTAATAAAATGCCACATGTACTAATATTCATGACGTGTCTGAAAACAAGACACGCACCTCTCCAAATGTTTGTCACCTTACGCTATATAGAGCCACCTTTGCAAACTGCATAATCACAGTTTTCATCCAAGTAACATAATGGAGCCTCGCAAAGCTTCCCCATTATCGTGGGTCTTGATCTTCTTCCTTAGCATTTCCTTGAGTGGAGTTAAGGTATTAAGTGAAGAGCAGCACCATGCCAAATCTCAAGAAGGACCTGTGGTGGAAAGGGATCAAAGGAGGACATTACTTGTCACTGAATTCGGAGAGATCACTGCCATTGACATCAAGGAAGGACAAAAGGAACTGCCCTACCATCTTCGGTTCATCACATTGGAGCCAAACTCGCTATTTCTCCCTGTGCTTCTCCATGCAGATATGGTCTTTTATGTTCATACAGGTTCATACATATAACATAGTAACATACCCTTTTGAATTTCTAACCTCTAATCACACCATAtttcaaggttttaaattgtggtcaGCGGTATGATTTAGTGAAATGTATTTTCAGTTGCAATATTCCTAATGTGTTATTATAGACACTTTAAcaataatcattttctttatatttccaAGACAACATAGAGGAACATGTATAATACTTGTGGTATAACTTACAAGGCTATAATAAGCATTTTAATTTCAACACATTCAACTCAATATGGCTTCAGGGAGTGGAAAGCTGACTTGGGCAAATGATGATGGTACTAGTACGATTCGTTTACGCGAAGGAGATGTCTGCAGTCTCAAGGAAGGATCTGTTTTCTATATACAGAGCAACCTAGAGGCTGAGAGAAGGAAACTTAGGATTTATGCAATGTTTACCAATACGGACGACAATACTTACGTAAGTGCTGGCTGTACATGTACTCTTTTTCATTGAACTTATACAAAAATGTAAGGTTTGTTTGCTGTAGTTGTTAATGTTAACCACAAATGCAGGATCCATCAATCGGTGCTTACTCAAGGATCAATGAACTGGTCAAAGGCTTTGATACGAAAATCATGCAAGCAGCTTTAAAGGTATTACTTACCCTCAATGTgaaactgtgcaagcacaatgTCAATGACTATatttttactcaaatttttgttttgttatgcaTTATTTGGGGATTTAAAATGAAGGCTTTgacacaaatataaatatttactagTTACAAAACTCTAAATTGTGATCTTTTGAAGGTGCCGGAAGATTTGATTGAAGCAATCATTAACAAGACGGAGACTCCAGCTATAGTGCATGCAGTTCCAGAGAAGCGGAATATCCTCCAGGAGCTGGAGGCTTCGTTTCTTAAGAACTTTTTAGGCATTGGGTCCAACTCCAAGAAACTCAAAACATACAACATCTTTGATCATGACCCTGACTTCAAAAATCCCAATGGTTGGAGCACAGCAGTGACCAAAAAGCAACTAAAGTCATTGAAGCGGACCAACATTGGATTTCTGATGGTGAATTTGGCCATGGTTAGtgattataataaaaacattgatACTTGTCATTGCACACATACAATGCTTATgaagttatattaaaattaattttcaaactatATAATTGAAGGGATCAATATTGGGGCCTCATTGGAACCCGAAGGCAACAGAGTTGGTAGTGGGAGTAGATGGGGGAGGCATGGTCCGAGTAGTATGTGGAAGCAGCAATGAAGATGAGACAGAATGCCAAAACATGAGGTTTAAGGTTAAGGAAGGTGATGCTTTTCTGGTGCCTAGGTTTCATCCAATGGCTCAGATGTCATTCAATGATGGACCATTTGTTTTTCTCGGCTTCAGCACTTCAGCAAAGAAAAACCATCCTCAATTTTTGGCGGGAAAGGGGTCAGTGCTTCATATTCTAGACAAAAGGATACTGGCTACCTCTTTCGGTGTGAGTAACAGAACCATTGACCAGCTTCTGCGTTCTCCCGAGGATTCCATCATTTTTGGGTGCAGTTCCTGTGCAGAGGAAGAGGAGAAGATAATGAAGGATGAGGAAGAGAATAGAAAGAGAGAGGaggaagagaaggagaagaagaaggaagaggaggaagagaagagaaagagagaggaggaagaggagagaaagagagaggaggaagaggacgagaagaagagaaggagagaggaggaagaggagagaaagagagaggaggaagaggacgagaagaagagaaggagagaggaggaagaggaggagaagaagaaggaagaggaggaagagaagagaaagagagaggaggaAGAGGCTAAAAGGCAACAAGAAGAGAGGGAAAAGAAGCGAGAGGAGGAGGAAGctaggagagagaaagaaagggaaagagaAGAGGAGGCAGAAAGGGAGCAAGAACAAGCTAAAAGAGAAGCAGAAGCAGCAGCACAGAGGGAACAAGAACAAGCTAAAAGAGAGCAAGAAAGGAGAGAAAGGAGAcggcaagaagaagaagatgaagaagaaccaACACGGTGggagagaagaggaagaagagagaaggGGAAAAGTCCAGAAGGAGTAGAATGGGAGCAAGAAGAAGCCAGGAGACAGCAAGCAGAGAGTGATAGACAAGTGGAAGAGCAAAGCCACAGGAACAGCTTTGAAGGAAGGAGAGCTTTGAAAATAAGGAACGTTTGATTCCCTCTTAAGACTTAGACTCCTGGTATGTATTACAATAAGAGCTTCTTTTTATGTCTTTGTCACGTTTTTGCTTCCGTTTGTTTTTTATGACTGGTTGTTACAAAGTTGAAGACCAATGTTTCATGAAGCTTGTAGTTGATTAGTCATTTAGCACAAATAAGTGAATCTGGCTTCTCTAAATTGGGGCGTGCTActttagataattattatactatAGAAATAGAACAGAACAAAAGCTCTGTTCCATCTTATTCTTTCCAAACTAgggaaaaagataattaatgatGAACAGTGGAGTATGCCATTATATCATCTTCGTTATACCAAACCAAAAAATGGACCAAAATATCGTTACATTTCATTCTCTTGCACCAGTTCAAACATAATAACCTCAGGGATAACAGTTGCATGCGCCCGAACAAATATGAATATACAAAAAATGAGACTCACTCACTCACGGAGCCTGATATGTATGAGACAACAACAGTTATGTCATCAAGTTTGCCACCATAATAACAGAATCCAGCTTTTTGAGCAGCAGTAGAAAATGGTGTCCGACTACTCTTGGACAGTGCTCGCTGACGAGCCAGTGCTGCTATCTTCTGAGCCCTAATTGCATGTACAACAACTCCGGTGATCTCACTATTGTACAAATTGTCAAATAACCCATCTGTTCCAGCAATGACCGCATCTCCTGAAGCAACAGGTATGGTAAAAACCTGGATGCATTATTGCAAAAACATATGCTTAGTTTGTTTGACTTTCCATACAGATTAAAGGCACACAATTGGCAAActcatttttactaaaaagaacACCAACTTCATCTTCCATTAAGGAATCCTAAgtaataacatcataatgaagggagaaacaaaaaaaaatggtctATCAGACAATGGAATGAAGAAATTGGAGCTAGGAAAAATGTGGGAAGGATGACTAATGGATgcaccttattttcatttttcacccTTTCTACCAAGTAACGTTGAGCAAAAATCAAAATCTCTCCATTTTCACTCCCCTCCATATTTTCCATGAAATCTTGCACAAAAGGGATAACATGAAGCAATTGTCGCCCCTCTACCATGGATTGCATCCAGTAGAAAACATGCTATTAGGAAACAAATCAGACTTTGTTGCCCCTACCGAATGTGAAAGCCAGGCCaaataaaattagatcttattaAAAAGTTGATGCGTGAACTTTACCTCACCAGAACTGGGTAGATCAGCGCCATTGCCACTCTCCAACTGATACGGGAAATTGAAGTCGTGCTGTTGAACAGGGAACTCGAAAATGGTGAGTCCATCTCTAACCACAATGAATCCACTGTCACTCAAATTAATAGCATGCAGTCCCTGGACCAATAAACCAATCAGACATTATACATAAGAACTTGAGACTTATGAACTGGTTGGACAATACTTAAGTATCTGCATACATGATCACAAATTCACATGTCAGTATTGTAGACGAAGCAGAAGCTGGTAGAGCTCCCAGCGTGCTTTAAATCCATTTCTAAGCTTAAGTATTTTAACTTTTGACTTTAAAATAGCTTGGTGGAAGACATGTTCAATATGGTAATAGTTGTAATGACGTAATCTTCAACCCCATTTGGTATTGTACACAATTACTTCAAACAACATGAATTATGAAACACAATAAGTGTTAGGGGATGCATTATACCAAAAACAATCTCCATTATATCAGACATAGGTGAAAATGTAGAAAACTTTCATGTTTATGCATAtgagaagaaaacaaaccattTAATATTCCGTAGGCATGAAACGTGTATGATGATTAAATTACCTTTTCAGTAAGAGAATACAAGCTGTTGATGAACCCTTGACCTTTGTATTTGCGTGAGCTTTCTCTAACACCCTTGTTGGATTAAAAGAACCTTTAGgctccttttgaattgctctcACTGAATTGGATATAAGTTCCGGTGCAAACAGTCCTGCATTAACACCAACATCCGCCCAGCCACCTACACCATCAGCAACACCAATTGCTTGTTCATCCGTGCAAATAAAATGAGCATCCTCTCCTCCAGTGTCCTCCTTATCTGGATGCGGTAGGTAACAAGATCCTGATAACATCTTCAAGGGCTTGCCACCAACAATAATTCTGAAAATAACAGTATTTAATGGTCAGGATAAGTATCAGCTgcaagaaatataaaataatgtttacagaTATAATTGGTGAAAAGCAAAATTGGACTCTCATGGAAATACTCAAGAGTGTGGAAAATGGAAATAGCAAGTCACACTTGTGGAACTTGCTGCAGAATCATTACCCCACTCTTCCAAACACGGAATAAATAGGGTAAGCTTCCTTCATGGCATTGAAATCGGCatccaaattatattatttgaagAAATTCATGGAGAAAtagaattcaaaatataaagaaCAACAATCACATACGGGTCAGGTGAAAAAAAGGAATTTGCAAGCTGTTCATCAGGAGGGCTGCCATCAAATGAGACAGCATGTGCAGCCCCGTCTGAGTAGCAGGCAGAAGAAGAGGTTGAGAAATTCTTGAGCCATAATCCATGAAAAGCAAACTCGAATCACGGATCCTCCTATTAAGCATCAAAAGTAGAACACCCAAAACTCAAAGGACCATACAAAGGTTGTAGTCTCCTTAGATTCACACTATCCCTCCAGCAACCTGTATGTGCTCTATCTTTGAAGTACACTACAGCAGGCTTTGTGAAGTCTAGCACACTACCAAAACTTGAGATTGAGCCATAAGCATAAACATCTCCCAGCATAGCATTGGAATGTGAGGCAGTAACCATTGATTTTGTGTCAAGTGTGTGACTTGAAGAGCAATATGTGGAACCGGGCAAAATGGAAGTTGAATACAGCGAACCAAGAGACAAAGCAGAACTTCTGTGCAAGGATGTTGGCGCTCCTTGTTGCCGTGTTATTGCTTCCCGAATGCGACAGTAAATGGTAGCGTTCAGCCATGAGAGAATGCCAGGCATGATCTAAATTCAGTTTCCCACTTAAGAATAATGTGAAACCTTGGGTGTGATTTGAATTAACAAATCAAATTCCTTTTTTACCCCCACCAAACCTTGCTTCAAGAGTAACCCATAATCTGAAGTGTTGaaatttgaacaaatattattcaaagttTCTAACTTCATGGAAATAGTTGATATAATCATTTGTGAGAGAAACTCCAACATGTTTTGACTTAAGAAATATCTTTTCATTGAGAAGCCAAATAAAACTTCTATAGAAACGTGTCAAAACAGAAAGTGTGATGCAGGATAAAACCTCAACTTAGAAACAGGACACGTGCGCAAATTGACTAAAGAAGGTTTCTTTTGGAAACTTATTTTCATAAAGGGTTTGTTTTGAAACATATtaaggagggagtcctttttTGTAAGCATTTCGCTATTGGCAAAACAGGACACGTGGTAGCGGACAGTGGGTTTCACCAGTCCTGTTGGCGAAACAAGACATGTGGGGTGGATTTCGCCAGTCCTGTTGGCGAAACAGGGGACACATGGTGTATTTCGTCATTTCCGTTGGTGAAATACTTTTGGCTGTATGAAAATTATAAGCTTCAAACGGTTGTAACTTTTGATAGAAAtatccgtttgaggcccataatatgtcaaaacactcgaaattgaatgaggAATCCCCTGACGAATTTACGAAAGGGATTTGGTCAACTCATTTTTCCAAAATCCCCTTCGGGAATTCGTCAAGGGATTcctcattcaatttcgagtgttttGACATATTATGGACCTCAAACGGACATTTCTATCAAAAG of Glycine soja cultivar W05 chromosome 1, ASM419377v2, whole genome shotgun sequence contains these proteins:
- the LOC114420821 gene encoding vicilin-like seed storage protein At2g18540, with translation MEPRKASPLSWVLIFFLSISLSGVKVLSEEQHHAKSQEGPVVERDQRRTLLVTEFGEITAIDIKEGQKELPYHLRFITLEPNSLFLPVLLHADMVFYVHTGSGKLTWANDDGTSTIRLREGDVCSLKEGSVFYIQSNLEAERRKLRIYAMFTNTDDNTYDPSIGAYSRINELVKGFDTKIMQAALKVPEDLIEAIINKTETPAIVHAVPEKRNILQELEASFLKNFLGIGSNSKKLKTYNIFDHDPDFKNPNGWSTAVTKKQLKSLKRTNIGFLMVNLAMGSILGPHWNPKATELVVGVDGGGMVRVVCGSSNEDETECQNMRFKVKEGDAFLVPRFHPMAQMSFNDGPFVFLGFSTSAKKNHPQFLAGKGSVLHILDKRILATSFGVSNRTIDQLLRSPEDSIIFGCSSCAEEEEKIMKDEEENRKREEEEKEKKKEEEEEKRKREEEEERKREEEEDEKKRRREEEEERKREEEEDEKKRRREEEEEEKKKEEEEEKRKREEEEAKRQQEEREKKREEEEARREKEREREEEAEREQEQAKREAEAAAQREQEQAKREQERRERRRQEEEDEEEPTRWERRGRREKGKSPEGVEWEQEEARRQQAESDRQVEEQSHRNSFEGRRALKIRNV